TTTAGAGATATTCAAGAATTATGCAATGCTGAACAAAAAGAAAAATTTAAGAGTATAATAAAACAAGCACTTCAGAAAGGACCGAATAATAGAGAAGGTAGTCCTGATCAAGAAGGTAGAGATAGAAACGGACCGCCACCACCAAGAATGGGTGGAGAGCACGAAGGGCGACCGCCAATACATTAAAATAAAAAAAAGACATTCATTTTGAGTGTCTTTTTTTTGTGATTATATTAACAGAATTGCGCGCGAGTTTATACACACAATATCATCTAAATTCATATAAACATTAAAATAATTTTTAAGATGAAAAATAAAACATTTAAAACAGGTGCCTTAGTTTTTGGATTGGCATTATTAGGTTCGACTCAAACATTTGCACAGTCGGAAGAAAAGGGAAATCAAAAACCGCCATCATTTAGTGAGTTGTTAAAAAAACTAGATGCTAATGAAGATGGTAAACTATCGGAAAATGAAGTAGACGGACCTTTAAAAGAACAGTTTGCTACAATTGATGCCGATAAAGATGGTTTTATTACTGAAGATGAAATGAAACCGAAGGCAAAAGAAGCAAAATCGGAAAAGAAGAGTAAAGGT
The window above is part of the Algibacter sp. L3A6 genome. Proteins encoded here:
- a CDS encoding EF-hand domain-containing protein, with protein sequence MKNKTFKTGALVFGLALLGSTQTFAQSEEKGNQKPPSFSELLKKLDANEDGKLSENEVDGPLKEQFATIDADKDGFITEDEMKPKAKEAKSEKKSKGQGKGMPTYTELLEQMDADKDGKLSKSEVKGPLKNDFSKVDTDQDGFLSEAELKNAPKPERPQRR